In the genome of Thermotoga sp., the window ATCCAATTACGGGGGATTATTTCGAATTAAATGCCAAAATCTCAAAATTTCTTCGGTTTGAACACGTCACGGAGATTTTCGAAATGTTTCTTTCTTTCCTGGTAGATTCTTCGGAAGGTTTCTTTGAACAGTACATCCACAACAGCGATTTCTCCTATGTTTTCTCTTAGAAATTCATAAACTTCATATCTTACAGGAGGGCTCTGAAGCGTAAGGTGAGCAATCTTGGCAAGCTCCGAATTTTTGTTAGTTGTGATAGCAATCGTTTTTGCTCCCATATCTTTTGCAACCTGAGTGGATTTGACAGTATCTCTGATGTTTCCTGTGTGACTGATTGAGATTACCAAATCTTCATTTGTCAAGTTCACTGCCTCTATAACTTGAACATGCGGATCGTTGGAAAAAAATGTATGAAACCCGAGGAAAGCAAATTTCAAACTGGCGTACTCTGAAACTATACCAGAAAGTCCAACTCCAAAGAAAAGCAACCGCCGAGCAGAAAGGATCCAGTTCACTGCTTTTTCTAAACTTTTCTTATCCAGTGTTTCTTTCAAGCGCTTCAAAATTTCGATCTGCTCATCTATAAAATCATGCTTCTCAATCGTCTCTTCTATACCGCTCAGCTCCCTTGCGAGTGTGATTTTGAAGATCTGGTAACCCTCGAAATCCAGCTTCTTGATTACCCTGTGAACCGTGGTTTCACTCACACCCACGATCTTCGCAAACTCTGTAATGGAGTAGTGGATCACATCGTCTGGCTTCTCCAGGATGTAGTCTGCCACTTTCCGCTCGGCGGGGCTGAACCGTGCGTATATGTTCAGGATCTTATCTTTTATTTTCAACTTCCCATTCCTCCTTCAACAGATATTTTCTCTCCAAAAAGACATCGAGCTGTTCATAAACGCATCTTTCCGCTTCTTCATCCGATAGAGATCTTACCTCCTCTGCAAAACGGGCGGTCCTCGCAAAATAGAACGGCAAAAGATTCTCCACCACCTTCTTATCTCCTGTCTTTCTATAATGAAGGGCGCTTCTGTACAGAACATCGACCCAGGATACGAGATCGAGTGTTCCTTTCTCTTTCACTTTTGAGAGGATTTCCTCTCCCATGTAATCCACGTCGTTCAGTGTTTCCTTTGCGAGTTTCTTAAGGTTCTCCACATCTATGCTCATGGGTGGAACCTCTTCATTTGGTGTTTCTCCATAAACAGGTACTTCTTCTATTTCCCAGACATCTTTCCACCTGTCTTCGTAAGTGATCATGAGATCAAAGAGCGTTCCCACCACTTGGAGGAACATCCCCCTGAGGTGCTTGCCAGGATCTTTGACATCGTGGATTTTTGTACCAAGAGCTGCCTGGAGGACTCTTCCAGACTCGTTTATGGCGGTTGTTGTCATCCAGATGTCGATACCGAACCTTGCAACGTCCGTTTTCCACGTCTCTTCTGGTTTTTCCAGATAAATCTCAAGGAGTCTTTTCCCAACACCAAAATCCCCTCCGATGGGTTGTCTCACCTTCTTCCCATAGAGAGCGGATGTCACAGGAAAGCAGACGTTGTTTGTGATCGTACCGTCGAATCTATGTCTCAGATAAAACGGTGTAACGTAGTCCGCCTCCCCTTTCAATATGGGTCCTGCAAGTCTTTCCACCCACCATGGTTTCACACTTCTGAGATCGGAGTCGAGAAATACCACCGCCTCTGCTCCTCGTTCCAAAGAAATCTCCATGATTGTCCTCATAGCACTTCCTTTCCCAGGAACACCTTCGTAGACAAAACTCTCCTTTGGAACACCGAAGGTGTCCGTTTCCATGAATCTCTCCCTTGTTCCATCAGATGACCCACCGTCTGAGTTGAGTATCATACCGTCCCCATCGAAAAATTCCAGAATGCCCCGAGCCGCTGTTCTCGCAACGTAGGAAATCGTCTCTGCGTTGTTGAAACTGGGTATTCCAACAATGACTTTCATGTCAATACCTCCCTGCTCAGTATCTCTTCCAGTTTTTCCAGACTGAAATGGCGCCTTCCCACTTCGAAGTTATGCTCCACCGTTTCTCTGTAGAAAGATGAATCACGCAGCAGTTTTGATAGTTCTTCCACCGCTCTTTGCAAGACACTCTCTTCAACTTTCACGAAGTTGCCTTCCCTGAAGTAACGATCCCCTAAACTGACATACCTTAACCCCATCGGTTTTATGTCAGATTTGAACACCTCATATTCAAAGAGAACAATAGCTTTTTTTGCGGCAATCGCTTCAAGAAGCTGATTCCCCCACCCTTCCAGAATGGTCGGATAGGTAACAAAGTCGGCAACGTTGTAAAGTCTCCAGAAAAAAGAAGTGTCTTTTCTCACTTTCTCACTCAAAATTAAAAGCGGGACGCTTTTCAAAGAAGCGTATTCCCTCAATTCTTCCAGGTATGATGCGTCCTCACAGATGCCGGAGAACACCAGAACTATTTCGCCGTTGAAAGCTTCACCGTTGTAAAGGAGACTTTTCTTTTTCAGACTCTTTTTCAGGAGAGACACCACATCTATTGAAAGCTCTATCGCTTTTCTTCTGTCTATTCTCGTTGCCTGAAGAGCGACGATCGTTCCTGGATCTATACCAAGTTCTTCTCTCATCCTGTGATACATATCTTCCGAGGTGATAGGCTTTTCAAAATCCATCACATTCGGTACCACCACTGAATCGATGCTTCTTCTCCTCAGGAGTTCTTTTTTGGCGATCGTGTTTATGACCACGTGTTTCACATTTGGAAGATCCGGCGGAAAGTGTTTCTCCAGTATCTCTCTGAATCTTTCACTCTCCGGAATCAGATGTTTTCTTTCCCACCAGAAGTCGTGGTGATGTGCAATGAATCTTTTTTTTAACCTCGAAAGGGCAAGACCAAGAGGTGGAAAAAGTCCCAAAGACCAGACGTTGTTTGGAACGATGAGGTCGTAGTCTTTCAAAATGTCCTTTAGAACAGAAAAAATTTGATCTTCTTTTTTCTTGAGAAACTCCAGGAACTTTTCTTCACTTGGGAAATCCTCCAGTCTTCCAAAGAAGTTTCTGTTCACTTTTTCAAAATCCGGATTCTCGAAACCGATCTCTTCCACAACCACATCCACTCCTTCTTTTCTGTTTCCAGCCACGATGTGAACCTCGTGCCCCATTTTCGAGAGGACCTTCCTCCACTTTTCCATCTCGAGTGACACACCGTCCATGAGGCCACCGCGGTAATGAAAAAGCGCTACTTTCATGTTTTCTCCTCACTTTCGAAAAGTTCCACCAGGTAATCGTAGGTTCTTCTCTTCATACGAAGCTCGTTCAACTCCTTCGCCGGTTTTTCTTCACTCTGAAGATAAAGGAGTGAGAGCTCTATCTCTTTCTTCGTTCTGAGAAGAGAAAAGTACCTGTGTCTTGATCTCAGATCGTTCTTTGCCGAAACTCTGGAAATTTCCAAGTCAAGT includes:
- a CDS encoding MurR/RpiR family transcriptional regulator, producing the protein MKIKDKILNIYARFSPAERKVADYILEKPDDVIHYSITEFAKIVGVSETTVHRVIKKLDFEGYQIFKITLARELSGIEETIEKHDFIDEQIEILKRLKETLDKKSLEKAVNWILSARRLLFFGVGLSGIVSEYASLKFAFLGFHTFFSNDPHVQVIEAVNLTNEDLVISISHTGNIRDTVKSTQVAKDMGAKTIAITTNKNSELAKIAHLTLQSPPVRYEVYEFLRENIGEIAVVDVLFKETFRRIYQERKKHFENLRDVFKPKKF
- a CDS encoding glycosyltransferase encodes the protein MKVIVGIPSFNNAETISYVARTAARGILEFFDGDGMILNSDGGSSDGTRERFMETDTFGVPKESFVYEGVPGKGSAMRTIMEISLERGAEAVVFLDSDLRSVKPWWVERLAGPILKGEADYVTPFYLRHRFDGTITNNVCFPVTSALYGKKVRQPIGGDFGVGKRLLEIYLEKPEETWKTDVARFGIDIWMTTTAINESGRVLQAALGTKIHDVKDPGKHLRGMFLQVVGTLFDLMITYEDRWKDVWEIEEVPVYGETPNEEVPPMSIDVENLKKLAKETLNDVDYMGEEILSKVKEKGTLDLVSWVDVLYRSALHYRKTGDKKVVENLLPFYFARTARFAEEVRSLSDEEAERCVYEQLDVFLERKYLLKEEWEVENKR
- the mggS gene encoding mannosylglucosylglycerate synthase yields the protein MKVALFHYRGGLMDGVSLEMEKWRKVLSKMGHEVHIVAGNRKEGVDVVVEEIGFENPDFEKVNRNFFGRLEDFPSEEKFLEFLKKKEDQIFSVLKDILKDYDLIVPNNVWSLGLFPPLGLALSRLKKRFIAHHHDFWWERKHLIPESERFREILEKHFPPDLPNVKHVVINTIAKKELLRRRSIDSVVVPNVMDFEKPITSEDMYHRMREELGIDPGTIVALQATRIDRRKAIELSIDVVSLLKKSLKKKSLLYNGEAFNGEIVLVFSGICEDASYLEELREYASLKSVPLLILSEKVRKDTSFFWRLYNVADFVTYPTILEGWGNQLLEAIAAKKAIVLFEYEVFKSDIKPMGLRYVSLGDRYFREGNFVKVEESVLQRAVEELSKLLRDSSFYRETVEHNFEVGRRHFSLEKLEEILSREVLT